GATGTTTTTCTGTTGTAAGCACATACGAAGTGATTTTTATCCCAAATTTTCCCATTCTTCCACTACATCAGCTAAACTAAGCTTCAAGCATACGCTTCgtaatattttaaatgtgtaTCCTGCTTAAAAACCTTTTGAAACTTAGTCAGTggcttataatatttaattgaggAAGTGACGTGCATGCTGCTTATCTTTcccttcttttttatgtttgtttgtttcaagaTAAAGCACGTCACCGGAACTCACACCATTAAACTATGTTTCATCACAAGATTTATAAGAGAAAATTGTCATAGAGATGATTTTCAAATAATGCTTATATGAAGCTGTAAATAATTGAACCGTAAAATTTGGTACTTTATATAATTGAACTGTAAAATTTCATTTCCATTCAACCTGCTAATATGGTAAAGTGTTCAGTACAGTGGAAACAAATGGCCTAATACGGTAATACATTGTATACATACGACGTAGTTATGACTCTGATACATGTAATAACTGCCTTTTAAATTCAGTGTAAGTCTCTTTGGCTAGGTTTTGTTATATCACTAACAGTAACTACGTGGTAAATTTTACAGAACCAATGCTGACTATTGGCAGCATCAACCCTGTGATGTGGAATGACGACTGGACAGTTGTAACGGAAGATGGAAGCCTTTCTGCACAGTTTGAACACACCATTCTGATAACTCCTGACGGGGCTGAGATTATGACTGAATGCTGAATGATGCAACATTTATTATTCGTGGAAACCACATGGAAAACTTCATTATTTAGAtgcaattgatttcaaaaagtttttgctGGAACTTACCCTAGGTGGGTGGGGGTGGGGGGGGaactgtttcattttttttgtgtaatcTGTTTTCCTGTTTGTATCTGTAACATAGTTTATGCTGTCTTCCGTGCTCCAATTGATAATTATACATATTCTTTCGTTATATATTTGTTTGCTTGAGGTGCAGTTCATGAATTTCACGCGGAGCCAAGAGCACTGCCCTAATTGTCGGAACTATTTatgctaaaaatataaaatgtattcaataaatattatattattgtttactATCCATACTATCTAATCATAATATTGTTTTCTTTGGAGATTCATTATTGATTTAAGCATACTAAGATAACGTAAATCAAAACTAAATACCAGTCCATctactaaaataattataatttaagtattacattaagtttattattctactcaataatttataatatgatcTCTTCCGTTGGAAAATTCCATCAGACACCAATCAAAGAATTTTATAACGGCAAATTACACATGTCGTACAACTAGtttaacattaaataataaattttgctttTACTTTAGAGTATAATTctcaaatatgtaatttttttacaccattaactaattaaaaaaaattgggataacttttaaatagttattataaaaaataataaactaattacCATATATGACAACTTATATTAAAGCATGACAATTTATAATTAGGCAACAATGGAAATAATGTTTATACTATCAATAGAATTTAAGTTTGAATATCGGcaacaattattttcttcattcaGCTGGCGATCATTTACTTCCCATCTTCTTGTCATTGTGAGTTGGACTTTCTCCCCTTTCTTGCCTCCGAAAGTAATTTTGCAAACCTGCAagcatcaattttattaaaggtGCTGAAGCTTATTTTGTCTTGGTTACtgctacaaaatatattaacttaaatagagaataaataaaatgaaccttTTGAGTGCTTCCACATTGGTGCCTTTATCTGGAACTGGTTCATAGAGACCCGTATCTAGATTCACCCGCGTAACTGTATTCTTCAGTAACTGCTGGCCCACTTTGACCAGATTATCCAAATTCTCTTTAGTAGCTACATCCACAGATGCTAAATCCCCCTTTAATGTATTGTCCTGATGGAAtgagttttaaagaaaaatcaattattaGAGAACTTCACCtagatagtaataataataaaaggtaACTTACTTGAATGCGGAGGTAGTTGTCTTCAGATTGAAGCGCACTAAAAACCACACAGTTGTGGTAGTCAACCATATCAAAGCTTGCTTCGCTAAAACAATCCAAAATGGGAGTTGATCCAGAGTTGAATAACCAGGTTAAAATTCCCCATTTTGACACCATCTTAGCGTTGTATTTGTGCTCACTCTTGTTTGATCCAGTCCCTATTGAGAGAACAAGAAAACGACTATACTCCAAAGGGTTGATACTAATTCCCCCATTTCCCTTCCTTATCAGTTGCTTTGTCACTTCTCTAATTGCACATAAAGTCTGCACATATATATAAGAAGAACCAAATTAAgtcttaatattaaaaaaaatatgcttgACAATTATATATTGCTACCTTTTGCTTTGTGTCAAGAATCTCACCGGATTATTAGCAGCCACACTGCCATCAATAAGGTTGAATTCTTTTATCACTTTTCCTTGTTCATCTTGTTTTGTAAAATAATGAGCCGGCAAAAATGTTGGAGCGGCCGAAGTGGCTATGCAAATATCTGACAGTAGTACATCTAACGTTGGCTCCTTCGCCATCTGCACAAGATGCATGTTTCAAATTTTCAAGATTCACAACAATTTCAAGAAAAAagttaacaatatatatactaGTAATTAAAAGATCTAACTAACAATGACCTGATACGAGGAAAAGATGGTAGGTTGAAGTATCTTGACGTCAAAAGTTGGAATAACAACGTTCGTCAAGGTTTGGTGCAACTTTGTGCCCCCTAACTTGTTTCTTATCAACTCATGGAAATGCTTCCCGTCGTACTTAGGTCCTGTCAAAGCTTTCCCTATGTTTACCAACGGAGCGAATATTCCCCCCCTGCAGTTACGTGAAGCCAGTCAAAAGTCTTATAGACACGCATATCTGTtaagtctctctctctctctctctctatatatatatatatatatatatgaagcaTTGTAATCATATATATGTGATATTACTATATTAGTAATACCTTTTCTGGGGGAAGATTTGTGGAGAGTTTTCGAGGTAAAATGGCACTATTTCATTGGCAGCAAATAAAGGGCGATTGTTGGCCTTTGGATTTGGAGCTGCTAACATGGAAGCAACGAGTCCCCCTGTACTTGTCCCAGCAATTACATCAAAATAATCTGCAAGCCTTGCATCCTCACCGTCTAACTCCTACATACACATTAATTCAAAAGCATGCATTATTAAGATCTATTTTAGAATTAAACACGTGACGTGTGTGCTCAgtgcaattttttttgcttcaatgtagtatatatattattaacctGAAGTTGAGACTCAAGGTAATCAAGAATAACGCCGGGAATGATTCCTCGGATACCACCACCATCAATGCTGAGAACCGTAATCAGATTCTCATATTTTGGAGCCGGAGCTTCGGGAGAAGATGGATTTTCCATGgttgtttgaaaaataaaatcaactcaaTGATTAGTAACAAGCGTGTAGGTATGGATGAAGAAGTTTTGAGGCACCTTGCTGCAAGCAAAACTATgggtactatatatatatatatttcacgcAAACCATGAGATAGCTTGTGGCAATTAAAGaacttcaaaattatatatgttttactttattttttaatttcttttctgcATCTCCGTCTGTCAGTTTGAATTTCAATAATTGGGCCAGAGGTTGTTCTTGTAATATAAGTTATATGTGTTAAACAAGAATAAGAAAAGACTGACATGCTAAATGATAATAGAAGAATTCTTAAAAGTTGTTATGGTGTTCACGTTAATTAATAGGAAAATGCTTATCAtctattcattttttcttgtgtTCCActcttaattcattttttttcttacattacTTATCagatttactattatttttctaccttttctcttaattttctcttttctttccatttttgttttcactACTCCAATTCATCCCATCCAATTTTGGAGTGTACAAATATCATCATTGCTCCACATAAAAACAAGATTTtagaaacatttatttttttgggccAGTAATTAAATAAGTATGGAGACACCAAGGTACAAAGAGAGCATCCCTGCAATAACAGTACTAAAGCCCTTAAATTTTCTTACGTATCAAAGAATTTCTCTAAACATTATTACAATATGATAAGTTTTGAATGTTTTCATCAAGATATCAgatgtatttatcaaaattttcaatttaaaatcctTCTACAAAGTACTAAGAAAAGTTGTAGTAAAATTTGTACTGGCATATACTCATTGAAAGAACAAGACTCtacaaattacaataaattaaacGTCGTCAGACTAATGATAAATGAAAGTCATTGATGTGGGGTTTAAAAGTTTATCCATGCAGAAAAAACCGATAAGCATCCCGAGTCTCTAGATAGACCGGGtctgtgtgtatatatatatatatatatatatatatatattacacgcTATCCACTACGGTCATTCACAGCTAGCTGTTGCTTAATTGGCGGTTGGCCCCTACTTCACAAGAAATCGGATATGGTGGAATCGttgtatattttatcattatcacaaatcacatttttttatagaaattccATTTCATTATAGAACACGCGATCCTAACCTAATGCTTAGAATTCAGATTGACaaacaaaataagaattaatcaattaacaaCCAAGGAATTATTTGGtatgattattttctttaatgctTCCTCTCAGACTGGAGTGTATGTTAGTTAATGACAcacaacttaattaattattgagtAGCATTTCAAACTTTATTAGACTCAACGGTTTGGTGAATAAATCAGTTGACTTATAGTTCTATCCCCGCATGTTCTGTaatctcttccttctttttgaGTTAATGGTATTTCCTTTGGTGTGCTACAGAGTTTTAGTAGCAGGTGGGGGTTTCAATCTCGTTGGGATTCCGTTCGCCACTTTGAGGCTTCTGCTTGTCACCtcttttgctaaaaaaaataaataaatttacatttGCATTATAATCGTACAGGAACTATTAAGCAAATCTATGAAGAGCTTCAACCATGGGTTGTCATGCATTATGGCGTTTACTTCCCATCTTGTGAGTTGGGTTGTCATGCATTATACCTTAGCTAGTTTTTCTCGCGTAACTCTACTCTTTAATAACTTCTGGTTCACTTTTGCAGATTATGCAAATTCTCTTCAGTAGCTATATCCTCAGACGTTAAATCCCCCTCTAATGTATTGTCCTGATTGACTATTGAAGCAACCATTCCAAGTTTTTAAGCAATTTAACTAATTACGAGTATTATTAAATAGACGACAATTGAACCTCACCAAAAACGTAGTAACTGTTTCAAATCCGCTTAtagaacagtaaaaaaaaataaaaaataaaaattgatgaatTGTACAAGTTAATGTTGCACGGCAAGAGAAAATTAACCATAACTTCGGTGGCAAGTAGTAGTAAGTAATAACTAAGATTTGTttgaagttaaatttgaaaataaagcttgcttaaataaaatgaggatgaaattatttttaaatcagttttaaaattattttaacttacttttaggaagaagaaaaaaagttccATAATTCTAATTTCacgtttgtaaattttttaacttaattactGCTGTGTCAATCACATTTATATATGTTGGAAACTGATATTCCCTTCATTCTCTTTAAATTTGCTGCTTGTGGGAACAAGAAAGGGCTGCTATAGGGAATGGAACATTTGCTTTACGCTCTAGTGTCTAGCTTTTTGGCTATGAGTCACATTTGGTTTGTAACTTGATGAAATTTCAATATGCtggttttcttaatttttatgctACAACTGGTGTAGGATGTATGGTGTCCTGGTTTTGGATCTTTGAGATAAATTTTTTGAGTTGGAGGACAGCAAAACCATCAAAGAAGTAACAGAGAAGAATGAATTGGACTTAATTCAGCACCCTCATTCTCATTCATGTAGCAAATACAAAGCTAAATAGCAGTCTCATGAGCCATGGGCCCATTGCTCAACCGAATACCACAATCTTATATCAAACCAACAACCAGCTTCTAGAAGCTATGAGTCATCACTATAATTCTCTATttgtaataaacaaaaccaaaacataATAATCACCTTAGGCTTAACACTGGTTCTTTTTGGGCCTACTAAATTGGGCTTTATCGTCTTAGGTCATAAGATTGAGATACGTCCAAATCTGAAGTACGTCTTTTATAGTCTCAAGCCTATTTTTGCTAGATGATTTAAACATAGTATGAATTTTCTTGAttcatattattgttttataggCGTATTTGTTAGAAGAGGgaaatgaacttttttttagagCTATATTTGGGACGATGAGAGGTTAAGCTTTAGTAATTGAAAGATGTTAAAATGTGGaagaatataataaatacaatacaaattatgctaaaaaattaaagttcatGCCCAATTGCATTTCATCAAGCAAATTTGACTTGGGTCAGTCGAGAATTAACAAGATTTATAGGCTACAACAATCAAGCTAAAAGGTCCAAATTCAACAAAGGTTACTAAATAAGGCCCAAGCCTGgtttaaaaaactattaaaaatgataacttctatctaattaacttaattttaattaaaaaatacttactaCTATTTTTTGTGTGAACAGATTccaactaatattaaaaatatctcttaattaatttaatttcaatttttttgacagtttttaatttcaatatttagAAGATaattatacaacaattaatttgattgcttttaaaaaaagtaatttacatttataattaatttaaaaatcataaaaaataaataagaaaataccaTTTCATTATgtaaaaaggtgaaaaaaattacacaataaaaatataattttgttaacaaaatatacaactgaataaaaatataataacttgATTTTTCATCTAACTTGATTTATGATCACTCGTGCTGTGTGTGCtgcgtaaaaaaaaatacatttattctGTGTGTCAGAATTTTATGAATGATTTTATTCCATACAAGGctttttaaagattttattcTATGTGAAAAACCATTCACATGAAACTAGCACATgccaatatttataatatttttacatttaaattaagAATAGCATTTATTCACGTAACACCCTATAAAGAATAACATGAAAATCATCACATTTAAGAGCTTATCAAAATTTACTCaataaaaatcattaactttttaaatacaCTATACTGATTGGATCAAAATTAGAATCCAATACTAAACCAATACTAAAgccaaaataaataactaattttagtgtgcttttttcttttctgttctcCCTCCTCTCCATACTCCATCACATTATCACACGCATGGGCTCTTGCATGTGGGCCTCACTTACCAAACCACCGATACACACGccaaatttgttttattaattttaaacttgttAATAGTGATAATCATCGTCTTCGTCATCATAATAcgaatagtaaaagaaaagaaagtggaagaagattaataaaaaaagtgtagtattttgagagaaagaagaaacagACAATAAGCATAGGGAACTGTGAAGAGCTGAAGGGAACCAACCTTGTTTTTGTTGTTCTCGTGTTGTTCGTCTGGATTGGGTTGGGTTGGCTTCAGGGCTTTGAATGCCATCTGGGGTTTCTTTCTCAGGCTATCAAGCTCCAAAGCTGACCCCTTTCTCTCAGttcttacttcttcttcttcttcttctgttcttctctttctctctctagaactacAATGGTAGAAGACGTGTGTTTCCTCTACAAGGTACTTCCTTTCTACCTCCTTATTGCTCCTTTTTACTGTCAAAATTTTTGCTCTTTTACACAATGTGCTTCTTCTCTTGCTTCCCTTATTTGTCAATTATTCTAACCTGCTTCTCTATGTACTGTTTTGCTGAAACGTTTTAACTTTCTACCATATTTGGGGGTTTCTCtatctcttttttaaaaattatttttgagtttttgttGGCACTTTATCCTCAAATTCTGGTGCTTTAACTTGAGTGAACAAGGGGAAGAAGAAATAGTCACGCGGGTTCGaagaaaaatttgtttgaattcCTGAAAAGAGTTATTGACACTGATATGGGTTTAAAGAGGAACACTTTAGCACCGCccaagaaaaagaggaaaactttAAGCTCCTTTGCACGTTTCTGGGTTATTATCTGAATTCGGGTGCTCATTATTCCTCGTTGTATatgtttattgatgattataacCAAATGTGTGCATCTGTTGTGTTAAGGACTTGCCTCGCTGGAATTTTGTTTGTACATGCCTCACTGAGATTAATGCTTTACGCTTctaaattttttcatatatttggtATTATATTGAGCACCAATTTGATAATTTCCTGTGCTTCTTTTACCATTTTATGTTCTTCTGGGATTTGGGGAGGGGAGGCTCCATAAATTTACCTATTCGACACCCTTCGCAGTGATTTAAGTTATCCCATTATTCACATTCTAGTAACTTTTTCCTCATATGTGGTTGCAGGAAATTCTTGTTATGAAGCCTCCAAAGAGATCACCAATGTTGTTAAGGATGGCAGTCGTAATATTTTCAATGGTTTGTGGCGTTTTTATCTTCTCTGTGTGTCTAATGCAGATAAGCACCCAAGCTAGGACTACATTTATGGACTTTAAAGTCATTGACAACCATTCTCAGAGTATATTGAAGCTAATGAATACTCACCTACTACATTATCCTAAACCCGCATCCTTTAGCAGGTAATGAGAAGTTTCTGTCAATCTTTATCAGTTGACTTTAATAAGGTGCTCATTGATTGTCTTGTTTGTTGCCAGGAACGAGTGCGCTCATAATCCTGTACTGTTCTTTGCCATATTGTCCAATCAGAGATCCGGTAGTGGGTGGTTTGAGACCCTTTTGAATAGCCACATTAATGTAAGCTCCAATGGGGAGATATTTTCTGTTAGAGAGAGAAGGCAAAATGTTTCTTCAATTTTGCATACTTTAGATAAAGTTTACAATTTGGACTGGTTCAATAGTGCTTCCAAGAATGAGTGCTCTGCTGCAACTGGCTTGAAGTGGATGCTTAATCAGGTGCACAtactttttgttagttttctgagCAGTGTACTGTTGTCAACAGCCCAACACATTCACTAATATTAATGCTTGTCCAATGGCTTAGGCaagttttgtgtgtgtgtgtgtttgcaaAAGAGACTGCTATCAAACTTTGCCCAATTATCTGTCATGGGATTGTGGTTTATGCTGTAGTATTGTGTTAGTTTATGCTGTTGAACATGTATTGGCCTGAAGGATTGTCTAGATTTTTCACAAAACTCTTCATAAGTAATTCCCCATTGACCTCAAATCTATACTCTAATATCACATGCTAATCATAAAATATGTTATGGTTTACTGACTCATTAGTTGCAAACTGAACTCCTAGAGTATGTTGAAGTTCTCTTGAcctttatgtttttgttatagaaatttcaagaagaaaaacatGGCTTATGCTATTTCTTTTAGTAGGCATagttgcattttaattttacaccCAATAACCGTTCCATGTATTTCTGTTGTGGAGAATTTAAGTTATAGATAACTCATTTGCTGACTGCCAGTTGTGAGCATTGAATAGAAATGAGCTACACAGTTGCACATGAATGTAATCTGAGCTGTGAAGTTCACAGCACAAGTGGTGTTACATCTGATAGCAGTGGCAAGTTTTACCAGAAAGAGATGCGGTGGACTCAGATAATCCTGATGAGTAATTTTTAGTAAATTTGGtcaaatttagttaaatatgGGTGTATAAACCTGATCAACTTTATGAAAGTATTAATGAAGTTGCTTGCAAAATAGAATGGGGACTACAGCATCTTGCTCTCCAAATTTTCTTACTGATATCCAATATTAAAGTGATATTACTCATGCGTGCCTGTTTTTCAATCTtgctttttataaatattaatatttttataccttTTTAAGGAGAGTCATACAGCCATACTGGTGATCTATCCACGCATATTTTGAAAAGATGAGAATATGCCATTCAAATATCTCTGGTCATTATTACTGTAGGATGCTTCATGTGAAATTGTACTATCTTCTGGGTTCCCTAAGTTCTACCTATTTATCCTCCTTTTCAgttgtatattatatttactaAGAGTATCATACGTGCTAAAATTCAAAGATGccatttaatagttttttttgctCTACTTATTTCTTTGACCTTCAGTCACCTTGTGTTTAAAATGCACTTCTACTGTTACTTCAGGATCAGGAATCGTAAATGTGAAAGCAATCACCTTTAGTTATAGATTTATGGACTGGAATTTT
The nucleotide sequence above comes from Glycine soja cultivar W05 chromosome 11, ASM419377v2, whole genome shotgun sequence. Encoded proteins:
- the LOC114373863 gene encoding uncharacterized protein LOC114373863, with product MVEDVCFLYKEILVMKPPKRSPMLLRMAVVIFSMVCGVFIFSVCLMQISTQARTTFMDFKVIDNHSQSILKLMNTHLLHYPKPASFSRNECAHNPVLFFAILSNQRSGSGWFETLLNSHINVSSNGEIFSVRERRQNVSSILHTLDKVYNLDWFNSASKNECSAATGLKWMLNQGLMEHHKEIAEYFNRRRVSIIFLFRRNLLRRMVSMLANSYDRYAKLLNGTHKAHVHSAEEAEILSKYKPIINSTSLLDDLQDMEMRSAKALEYFYSTRHMIVYYEDLMRNHTKLKDVQDFLGLPQMELTSRHVKIHRGPLSDHIQNWDDVNKTLKGTIYESFLEADY
- the LOC114375624 gene encoding patatin-like protein 3; this encodes MENPSSPEAPAPKYENLITVLSIDGGGIRGIIPGVILDYLESQLQELDGEDARLADYFDVIAGTSTGGLVASMLAAPNPKANNRPLFAANEIVPFYLENSPQIFPQKRGGIFAPLVNIGKALTGPKYDGKHFHELIRNKLGGTKLHQTLTNVVIPTFDVKILQPTIFSSYQMAKEPTLDVLLSDICIATSAAPTFLPAHYFTKQDEQGKVIKEFNLIDGSVAANNPTLCAIREVTKQLIRKGNGGISINPLEYSRFLVLSIGTGSNKSEHKYNAKMVSKWGILTWLFNSGSTPILDCFSEASFDMVDYHNCVVFSALQSEDNYLRIQDNTLKGDLASVDVATKENLDNLVKVGQQLLKNTVTRVNLDTGLYEPVPDKGTNVEALKRFAKLLSEARKGRKSNSQ